A genomic stretch from Haliaeetus albicilla unplaced genomic scaffold, bHalAlb1.1 scaffold_199, whole genome shotgun sequence includes:
- the LOC138684274 gene encoding protein spinster homolog 1-like, which translates to MGQRVSVGQPAVGRGVKPAPSSPPHSGSPMASGPVLRRADDTGAEDPGCGSPSRPTALPHGVARPTALPHGVSLARARLTVAVLCYVNLLNYMDRFTVASVLPEVEDFFGIGDGSSGLLQTVFISSYMVLAPVFGYLGDRYDRKRLLCLGIALWSAVTLASSFVPRERFWVLLVGRALVGVGEASYSTVAPTLIADLCAGLARSRALGGFYLAVPLGSGLGYIVGAKVKEVATDWRWALRVTPALGAVAVALLVTVVSDPPRGGLERPPDAPLPRTSWATDLRVLATNRSLVLTTLGFTAVAFVTGALALWAPAFLYRCRLASGEGWPCDEGRRCHGDESLVFGVLTCASGVLGVGAGAELSRRLRARSPRADALLCGGGVLAAAPCLLLALLCATPCLPAAYVFIFLGETLLSLNWAIVGDILLYVVAPSRRSTAEALQIVTSHLLGDAGSPYLIGLVSDALRGGSPPSFQGGARALERALLLAPFAAALGGGLFLAAADALPPRPTPRPPRGQRPPPRRRRR; encoded by the exons ATGGGGCAGAGGGTCTCCGTGGGGCAGCCGGCCGTGGGTCGCGGCGTCAAACCCGCCCCATCGTCTCCGCCCCACAGCGGCAGCCCCATGGCGTCGGGGCCGGTGCTGCGCCGCGCCGACGACACCGGCGCCGAAGACCCGGGCTGCGGATCCCCTTCCCGCCCCACGGCGCTGCCCCACGGCGTCGCCCGCCCCACGGCGCTGCCCCACGGCGTCTCCCTCGCCCGCGCCCGCCTGACGGTGGCCGTCCTCTGCTACGTCAACCTCCTCAACTACATGGACCGCTTCACCGTCGCCA GCGTCCTGCCCGAAGTCGAGGATTTTTTCGGCATCGGGGACGGCAGCTCCGGTCTCTTGCAAACAG TGTTTATCAGCAGTTACATGGTGCTGGCGCCCGTTTTCGGTTATTTGGGCGACCGGTACGACCGCAAGCGCCTGCTCTGCCTCGGCATCGCCCTCTGGTCCGCCGTcaccctggccagcagcttCGTCCCGCGAGAG cggttctgggtgctgctggtggggcgGGCgctggtgggggtgggggaggcgTCCTACTCCACCGTGGCCCCCACCCTCATCGCCGACCTCTGCGCCGGCCTCGCCCGCAGCCGCGCCCTGGGGGGGTTCTACCTCGCCGTGCCCCTCGGCAG cggGCTGGGTTACATCGTGGGGGCCAAGGTGAAGGAGGTGGCCACCGATTGGCGCTGGGCCCTTCGC gtgaCCCCGGCACTGGGAGCCGTGGCCGTGGCTTTACTGGTGACGGTGGTGAGcgaccccccccggggggggctggagAGACCCCCCGATGCGCCCCTCCCCCGCACCTCCTGGGCCACCGATTTGCGGGTTTTGGCCACCAA ccgCAGCCTGGTGCTGACCACCCTGGGTTTCACGGCGGTGGCCTTCGTCACCGGGGCGCTGGCCCTGTGGGCTCCCGCCTTCCTCTACCGGTGCCGGTTGGCCAGCGGGGAGGGGTGGCCGTGTGACGAGGGACGGCGCTGCCACGGGGACGAGAG cctggttTTCGGGGTGCTGACGTGCGCCtcgggggtgctgggggtgggggcgggggcggAGCTGTCGCGCCGCCTGCGGGCGCGGTCGCCGCGGGCCGACGCCCTCCTCTGCGGGGGCGGGGTCCTGGCCGCCgccccctgcctcctcctcgcCCTCCTCTGCGCCACGCCCTGCCTGCCCGCCGCCTAC GTCTTCATTTTCCTGGGGGAGACGCTGCTGTCGCTCAACTGGGCCATCGTGGGCGACATCCTACTG tacgTGGTGGCCCCGTCGCGGCGGTCGACGGCCGAGGCGCTGCAGATCGTCACCTCCCACCTACTGGGGGACGCCGGCAGCCCCTACCTCATCGGACTG GTGAGCGACGCCCTGCGGGggggttcccccccctccttccagGGGGGGGCGCGGGCGCTGGAGCGGgcgctgctgctggcccccTTCGCCGccgccctggggggggggctcttcCTCGCCGCCGCCGACGCCCTCCCCCCGCGACCGACGCCGCGCCCGCCGCGAGGCCAAAG gcctcccCCCCGACGGCGCCGACGATGA
- the LOC138684275 gene encoding LOW QUALITY PROTEIN: uncharacterized protein (The sequence of the model RefSeq protein was modified relative to this genomic sequence to represent the inferred CDS: deleted 2 bases in 1 codon), with product PIIPIPLSPSSPSHCPHCPHRPHPIVPIVPIPSSPSPSSSSPLSPSHRPHCPHPTVPIIPIIPIIPIPSSPLSPLSPSSPSSPSPSPIPLSPLSPLSPSSPSSPSPPHRPHPIVPIIPIPSSPSHCPHHPHCPHRPHPIVPIIPIIPIPLSPSHRPHHPHPHRPHPIVPIVPIPLSRSPSHCPHHLHPTVPIIPIVPIPSSPSSPSPSSPSSPSPSSPSSPSHCPHHPHPIIPIPLSPSSPSHCPHCPHRPHPIVPIPSSPLSPSSPSSPSPSSP from the exons cccatcatccccatcccattgtccccatcatccccatcccatTGTCCCCATTGTCCTCATCGTCCCCATCCCATcgtccccatcgtccccatcccatcgtccccatccccatcatcctcatccccattgtccccatcccatcgtCCCCATTGTCCTCATCCCActgtccccatcatccccatcatccccatcatccccatcccatcgtccccattgtccccattgtccccatcatccccatcatCTCcgtccccatcg cccatcccattgtccccattgtccccattgtccccatcgtccccatcatccccatcccc tccccatcgtccccatcccatcgtccccatcatccccatcccatcatccccatcccattgtccccatcatccccattgtccccatcgtccccatcccatcgtccccatcatccccatcatccccatcccattgtccccatcccatcgtccccatcatccccatccccatcgtccccatcccatcgtccccattgtccccatcccattgtCCCGGTCCCCATCCCATTGTCCCCATCATCTTCATCCCActgtccccatcatccccattgtccccatcccatcgtccccatcgtccccatccccatcatccccatcatctccatccccatcgtccccatcatccccatcccattgtccccatcatccccatcccatcatccccatcccattgtccccatcatccccatcccatTGTCCCCATTGTCCTCATCGTCCCCATCCCATCGTCCCCATCCCATCGTCCCCATtgtccccatcgtccccatcatctccatccccatcatctcca